The following proteins come from a genomic window of Gimesia chilikensis:
- a CDS encoding type II secretion system F family protein codes for MATDATLNPSSSATAADFSDILRDRDRYAVPDSTQLSNRLNGGFDELIVHSGVQANPAIILFFCLLSSVLFGGLIYIIQENFLSTSIAFMAGGLAPIGYLFYQRGRRQKQINEQLSDMIDELARAAKTGRSLTHCFVNVSAKTPAPLGTELQEASRRLQMGVSMRAALDGLYERTGVASLNILSMALIVHQETGGDLVKVLERLARTIRDRMLFLGRLRTATAGSRATAVLMISLPPLILGFFVLRDPTYLTTLMASAWGRGATFTAIGLQVIGSLWVLRVLKTSQRT; via the coding sequence ATGGCAACTGATGCCACACTGAACCCCAGCAGCTCTGCTACCGCAGCCGATTTCAGCGACATCCTGCGTGACCGGGACCGCTACGCAGTTCCGGATTCGACCCAGTTAAGCAACCGGCTGAACGGCGGTTTTGACGAGTTGATCGTGCACTCCGGCGTACAGGCCAATCCGGCAATAATTCTGTTCTTCTGTCTGCTGAGTTCAGTCCTGTTTGGCGGACTGATCTACATCATTCAGGAAAACTTTCTGTCGACTTCAATCGCCTTTATGGCTGGTGGACTGGCGCCGATTGGCTATCTTTTTTACCAACGTGGTCGCCGTCAGAAACAGATTAACGAACAACTTTCCGATATGATTGACGAGCTGGCTCGTGCCGCAAAAACCGGACGCAGCCTGACTCACTGTTTCGTGAATGTGTCTGCAAAGACTCCGGCCCCCCTGGGAACCGAACTTCAGGAAGCTTCCCGTCGACTGCAGATGGGTGTTTCCATGAGAGCGGCCCTGGATGGTCTGTATGAACGGACCGGGGTTGCCAGTTTGAACATTCTTTCGATGGCCCTGATCGTCCATCAGGAAACCGGAGGAGACCTGGTGAAGGTGCTGGAGCGTCTGGCCCGTACCATCCGTGACCGTATGCTGTTCCTGGGACGTCTACGCACCGCGACGGCTGGTAGCCGTGCGACAGCGGTTTTGATGATTTCGTTACCGCCGTTGATCCTCGGGTTCTTCGTGTTACGGGATCCCACTTACCTGACAACCCTGATGGCGTCTGCCTGGGGTCGTGGTGCGACCTTTACCGCTATCGGACTGCAGGTCATTGGTTCCCTGTGGGTCTTACGAGTTCTGAAAACCAGTCAACGTACCTGA
- a CDS encoding CpaF family protein, with amino-acid sequence MVLQSETPVANSSADSRKAFQRLKTRLHRQMVDAIDFSKAGELPEADLRQKLRGLAEHLCMQQDIALDQKNRDIMVREILDEIYGFGPLEPLMSDPEVSDVLVNGADRVFVERRGLLEETDISFADDEHLLQLIHRLVGRAGRRIDEVSPMVDAKLPDGSRLNAVIPPLALKGPTLSIRRFRTQALLFDDMVQMGSLAPDMATFLEMAVKGRLNILISGGTGAGKTTLLNNLSRYITNRERIVTIEQTSELQLQQPDVVSLEARPSNIEGQGEINQRELLKNSLRMRPDRIIVGESRGGEVLEMLQAMNTGHDGSMSTVHANDTRDALDRLELMIALSGAELPNAIARRYIASAIHLLVHITRLPNGERKVMRISELIGYQNGEYMVEDLFVYRITSVDPDGTVHGNFYATGHQPLTLNWLTQTNFNENTDLFHARELPLSGSQNDQQNEQES; translated from the coding sequence ATGGTTTTACAAAGTGAAACTCCTGTTGCCAATTCCTCTGCGGATTCCCGCAAAGCCTTTCAGCGTCTGAAAACCAGGCTGCATCGGCAGATGGTGGATGCGATCGACTTTTCCAAAGCGGGCGAACTGCCGGAAGCCGACTTGCGTCAGAAACTGCGAGGCCTCGCCGAGCATCTCTGTATGCAGCAGGATATCGCACTGGATCAGAAGAACCGCGATATCATGGTGCGGGAGATCCTGGACGAAATTTATGGCTTTGGTCCACTGGAACCACTGATGAGCGATCCGGAAGTCAGCGATGTGCTGGTCAACGGAGCCGATCGGGTCTTCGTGGAACGCCGGGGTCTGCTGGAAGAGACCGATATCAGTTTTGCCGATGACGAACACCTGCTGCAGTTGATCCACCGTCTGGTGGGACGGGCTGGACGTCGTATCGATGAAGTTTCGCCGATGGTCGACGCCAAGCTGCCGGACGGCTCCCGTCTGAACGCGGTTATCCCTCCGCTGGCTTTGAAGGGACCTACACTTTCCATTCGTCGTTTCCGAACCCAGGCTCTCTTGTTTGATGACATGGTTCAGATGGGCTCACTCGCACCGGACATGGCCACCTTCCTGGAAATGGCCGTCAAAGGTCGACTGAATATTCTGATCAGTGGTGGTACCGGTGCCGGTAAAACGACCCTCTTGAATAACCTGAGTCGCTACATTACTAACCGCGAACGAATTGTGACGATTGAACAGACATCAGAACTCCAGTTGCAGCAGCCGGACGTGGTTTCGCTTGAAGCCCGACCTTCCAACATCGAAGGTCAGGGGGAAATCAACCAGCGTGAGCTGTTGAAGAACTCTCTGCGAATGCGTCCTGACCGCATCATCGTCGGCGAATCCCGCGGCGGTGAAGTTCTGGAAATGCTGCAGGCGATGAATACCGGTCACGATGGTTCCATGAGTACCGTCCACGCGAACGATACGCGTGACGCCCTGGACCGTCTCGAGTTGATGATCGCCCTTTCCGGGGCAGAACTTCCGAACGCGATTGCCCGGCGATACATCGCCTCCGCGATCCATCTGCTGGTACACATCACCCGTCTGCCAAACGGGGAACGTAAAGTGATGCGTATTTCGGAACTGATCGGATATCAGAACGGCGAATACATGGTGGAAGACCTGTTTGTCTACCGTATTACCAGTGTCGATCCGGACGGAACCGTGCATGGCAACTTCTATGCGACCGGCCATCAGCCGCTGACTCTGAACTGGTTAACCCAGACCAACTTCAATGAAAATACTGATCTGTTCCATGCCCGGGAACTGCCACTCTCTGGTAGTCAGAACGACCAGCAGAATGAACAGGAGAGCTAA